The window TAGTCGTCGGCCTCCCGTGTCACGAGCGTCTCCCAGTCGTCGTGGAGGTCGTCGATGCGGACACAGAGGTGGCCCCACGCGTCGCCGAACTCGTAGGAGCGGCCGTCGTAGTTGTAGGTCAACTCGACGGACATCTCCTCGGGGGCGGCGTCCCGCGGTTCGACGAAGTAGTTGGCGAAGGTGTCGGCTTCCCAGCGGCCGACCTCGTCGTACTCGAACTTGCGGGTCCAGAAGCCGAGCGCCTCGTCGGCGTTCTCGACGCGAATCATGGTGTGGTCGAGGCTCCAGCGGGCGCCGTGGTCGCGCTGTACGATTTCGATTTCGTGGCCGTCGGGGTCCTTGACGAACGCATAGCGGCCGCCGCAGGATTCGGGGTCCCGGTAGTCCTCGACGCCGCCCTCCATCAGACCGTCGTAGGCGGCTTCGAGTTCGCCCTCCGGAACGCGGACGGCGATGTGACCCCACGCATCGCCGACTTCCGGTTCTTCGCCCTCGTTGTGCGTGAGTTCGAGCAGGGCGCCGTCCTCGTGCATGTCCTCGGGGCCGAGATAGACGATGGTGAAGCCGTCGCCCTCGTAGCGGTCCTTCTCCTCGTAGTCGAAGTGCGTTCCGTACCAGTCGAGGGATTCCTCGAGGTCCGAGACGCGAAGCA of the Natronomonas halophila genome contains:
- a CDS encoding VOC family protein codes for the protein MDGTLDHVMLRVSDLEESLDWYGTHFDYEEKDRYEGDGFTIVYLGPEDMHEDGALLELTHNEGEEPEVGDAWGHIAVRVPEGELEAAYDGLMEGGVEDYRDPESCGGRYAFVKDPDGHEIEIVQRDHGARWSLDHTMIRVENADEALGFWTRKFEYDEVGRWEADTFANYFVEPRDAAPEEMSVELTYNYDGRSYEFGDAWGHLCVRIDDLHDDWETLVTREADDYRDPADCDDLYAFTKDQDGHEIELIERDTDADSLFPF